AATTTGCGACCTGGGGGGCTTGTTTAACTTACCGTGGCGGCCGCCTCCCCCCGCCGCCGCCCGCCTCACGCGCTCTGCATGCTTTTACACCTGCGCCATCCTCTGCGCAGGCATCAAAAACTTTGAAACGCGCGCCACGCGCTTCGCATCTCATCGGCGTTGCGCTGCTCGCCACAGGCAGCACGCGCCACGACTTCTCACCGTCTGAAGGGAGCATCATGTCTACGGGCAACAACGATCCTCGCGTCCCCATCGCCATCATCGGCGGCAGTGGCCTCTATGAGCTCGACGGCCTCAAGGTCATCGAAGAGCGTACCATCGAGACCCCCTTTGGCATGCCCAGCGCGCCGATTCTTATCGGTGAGCTCGACGGTCGCCGCGTGGCCTTCTTGCCCCGCCATGGCAAGCACCACGAGTACAACCCCTCAACGGTACCCTACCGCGCCAACATCTGGGCGCTCAAAAGCCTGGGGGTCTTCTGGGTCGTCACCGTCAGCGCGGTGGGCTCACTCAAAGAAGAGATCGTGCCGGGCCATATGGTCATCCCCGACAACATCATCGACAAGACCTACCGCCGCGCCAACACCCTCTTTGATGAGCTGGCGGTGCACGTCAACCTGACCGCTCCCTTCGATCCGATCTTGCGCGACGTGCTCATTGATTGCGTCAAGGCCGAGGGCGTGCCCTGCCACACCGAGGGCACCTACGTTTGCATGGAAGGTCCCGCGTTCAGCACCCGTGCCGAGAGCGAACTTCACCGCTCCTGGGGCGCCTCGCTCATCGGCATGACCGCGATGCCCGAGGCCCGGCTGGCACGCGAAGCCGAGCTCTGCTACGCCACCATCGCGCTCTCCACCGATTACGACTGCTGGAAGGATGACGACGAGGTGGACGTTACCAACGTGATGGCGATCATCAAGCAGAACGTCGCCAACGTGCGCCGCATCCTTCAGCGCGTAATCCCGGCCATTCCCCTGGAGCGCGAAGCGGAATCGGAGGCGGCAAACGCCCTGCAGTTCGGCATCATGACGCCGGCTGAAGCCATCCCCGAGGAGGCCCGTAAGAAGCTGGGCCTCTTCCTCGATAAGTACCTCGATCAGTAGTCCGTCACGGCATCATTCGGGCCACTTTACTGCCCCATCTTGCCAGGGAGTCGACCTATGAAATGTCAAAAGCTCGTGGATCTTTTGACGGATTACCTCGAAGGAGAGCTCGCCGACGACGAGCGCGTCCACCTCGAGGAACATCTGGCGTTTTGCCCGCCCTGCGTCGACTTCCTCAAGAGCTACAAACGCACCGGCCCGGTGTGCAAAAAGGTGCTGCAGGCAAAGATGCCCGACTCCATGCAGCAGGCCCTTTCCCAATACCTGCGTTCCAGACTAGACTGCCCGGACTCGCCAGGGGAGTGATCCCCGGGGCGTCTCTACCCCATGCATTTCAACGAATGCCGACGCTATTCAACGCTTTGAAGTAGGTGTGACCGTGACGAACTACCAGCCCTTTATGCAGGCGCTTTTGTGGACCTGTAAGAACTGCGCCTTTGTGTACGAAGGCGGCCAGCCCAAGCAGAACTGCCCGATGTGCGAGTCCTACAAGACCTCGTTCATCGACCTCCCGCAGCACCTGGAGGCGCAGGTGCGCGAGGCTCACCCCGAGCTTCCCTTTAACCACGCTGACTGCCGCGCCACGCGCAAGAAGCTGATGGAAGAGCACGGCGTGCTCAAGAGCTACCGCGTCTCCGGGCGTCAGCTTCCCACGGTCTCCGGCGGCAACATCTCGCCGGCCAAGAGCGTCTAAGGCGCCCTCCCCCCCCCTTTTGCCATCGAGCATCACGATGAGCAGCCCCAACGCCCGGCGCCCGCTGGCCGAGCGCATGCGCCCGTCCACGCTTGAGCACTTCGTGGGCCAGCGCCACCTCCTGGCCGAAGGCAAACTTCTGGCCAGCGCGCTCTCCCGGGGGCGCCTCCCAAGTCTGATTTTGTGGGGCCCTCCCGGCTGCGGCAAGACCACCCTGGCCAAAATCTTAAGCGACGAGGTCGGCGCGCAGCTTGCGCCCCTCTCCGCGGTCAGCGGCGGTGTCAAAGACATCCGCCAGGCCGTGGAGCAGGCCGGCGATCTGCGCCGGATGCTCGGCCAGACCACGGTGCTCTTCGTCGATGAGATCCACCGCTTTAATAAAGCGCAGCAAGACGCCCTCTTGCCGCATGTGGAGCAGGGCACCGTCACGCTGATCGGCGCCACCACCGAGAACCCCAGCTTTGAGGTCAACGCCGCGCTGCTCTCGCGCTGCCGCACCCTGGTGCTGGAAGCGCTCGACGAGGCAGCGCTCGAGCGCATCCTCCGCCAGGCCCTCACCGACCGCGCCCGCGGCCTGGGACTTCCCGACGAAGCCCTGAGCGACGACGCCCTGGGTGCCCTCCTCAACGTGGCCGAAGGCGACGCCCGCTCCGCGCTCAACACCCTGGAGCTGGCCGCCACCTTCGCCGCGGCCAGGGGCAGCACCACCATCGAGCACCCCGATGTGGAGGAGGCCGCCCAACAGCGCGTCATCCGCTACGACAAAGCCGGCGACGCCCACTACAACACGGTGAGCGCGTTCATCAAAAGCATGCGGGGCTCTGATCCCGATGCCGCCGTCTACTACATGGTCCGCATGCTCGAGGGCGGCGAAGATCCCCTCTTTGTCCTGCGGCGCATGGTCATCTTCGCCAGCGAAGACATCGGCAACGCCGACCCCGGCGCCCTGCGCGTGGCCCTGGATGCCGCCGAGGCTTTTCGATTCATGGGCATGCCCGAGGGCGTGCTCCCGATGACTCAGGCCGTGATCTATTTAGCCTGCGCTCCCAAATCGAACAGCGCGCTGACCACCTACGCCGCGGCCCGCAAGGCCCTGCAGCACTCCGGCAACCTGCCGCTGCCCAAACACCTGCTCAACGCCCCGACCAAACTCATGGCCAACCTGGGCCACGGGCGCGGCTACAAATACCCCCATAACTTTTCGGGGAACTATGTCGCCGGGGAGTCCTACCTGCCCGAAGACCTGCAGGGCCAGCGCTTCTACCAGCCCGGCGACAACGAGGTCATCCCTCGGCCCCCCGGCCTCGACCCCGATGCCGAGGCTCGCCGCAAGGCCGCCCAGCCCGAGGGCCCCTCGCCAAACCCCTACCATAAGAACGCCACCTGAGGGCTGCGCCCCTCCCCCCAAACAAATAAAGGCAACACGCCTCAGCGTGCTGCCTTTTTCGCGCGCGCCCCCCTCCCGGAGGCCACGCGCGTTTGCTTCGAGCTTCGACCGAATGCGTCGAGGTCGATGCCGCAAACGCCGCACCGACCTCAACTCACCGCCGCTTAGAAGCCCCGGTACTCCAACACCACATCGGAGTCACCGAAGTCGTTAATCGGCACTTCCGAGGGGCAGGGGTTCGGTGCCATCCAGTAGCAGCCCAACAGACCAATGGTCAGGTTCACGACCTGACGATCCCGGCTGAAATTGGCCTGAAGCAGGCTCGACGAGCAGAAGTTACTCTGCACCCGGAAGGGCGTGCCGCGCAGGTCGATATTCCCGGAGGTCGCGTCGAGAATCCCGCAGGTCGCCGCCGTCCCGAAGGGCATCTGGTTCACCGGCACCGACATGTACTCCGGCGTGCCCACAGCGCTGGTCGCCGCGAAGGTGAAGTCGTTGATGTCGATGACCAACGTCTCCGGGTCAATGCGCACCGCCGAGAAGACCGTGCGGACCGACTCCCCGATAAAGAGCAGGCGGCTGGTGTACGAGGCGAAGTTGCGCGACCGTCCGGTGCGCACAAAGGGCAGGTACTCCACGGGCGTGCCCGTTTCCATACCCGCGCAGTAGCCAACCCAGGGCTTAAGCGGGTCGCCCTCATAGAAGAGCTCGTAGGTCCCATCTTCGGCACCGGGGCTCTGCTCCAGGATCGCGCTGCAGTTCTGCGGCGCAAACACACACGCGCCGTTCAGAAGGGCGTAGCCCTCATCGCAGGTCTCGCACTGGGCACCCTCGGTGCACAGGCATTGGGCGATTCCCGAGCTATCGTCGCAGACCTGGGTCGAGGGGCAGGCTTCAATCGTCGTGTTATCGCAGCCCAGTCGGCACTCACCGTCATCGTTATTATCCTGGTAGCCCTCCGCGCAGCTCTCGCATTGCTCCCCGGCAAAGCCCGGTCGGCAGGCACACTGGGCCTGGCCGCTGCTGTCGTCGCAGCTCCCGCCGACACCACATGCCAGCGCGGCCTCCTCACAGCTCACCTCACAGACGCCGTCGCCATCGTTATCCTGGGTGCCTTCGGGGCACGCCTCGCAGAGATCACCCATGCGATCGCCCTCACAGACGCAAAGCCCCTGCTCGCCGCCCTCGGGCACCTCGCAGCTGCCCTGACCGGAGCACGTCGCGTCAAAGACCGTGCAGTCGGCGCGGCAGGTCCCGTCGACATCAAAGTAGCCCTCGGCACACTCGCCACAGGCAAGCCCCGCGCGACCTTCCTCACAGATGCACTGCGCGTTGCCTTCCTCATCATCCACGCACCGGCCCTGCTCGCCACACTCGAGTTCAACCTCCTCGCAGCTTCCCTCGCAGGCGCCGCAGTCGATGAACGCGCCGCAGCCGTTATCCACCCCACCACAGACGCCCTCGGTGCACGCCTGCTCCCGGGTCAAACAGGCCCCGGTGGGTTCGTCGCAACGAAGACCTTCATAGCCCGCCTCGCACACGCACTCGGCGACTCCGTCGTCGTTGGTTTCGCACTGGCCCTGCTCGCCACAGTCGAGCTCAACCTCCTCGCAGCTCCCCTCACAGGCGCCGCAGTCCACAACCCCGCCGCAGAGGTCATCGACCCCGCCGCAGACGCCCTCGGTGCAGGCCTGCTCCGGGGTCAAACAGACCTCGATGGGCTCGCCGCAACGAAGGCCCTCATAGCCCGCCTCGCACACGCACTCGGCGATTCCGTCGTCGTTGGTTTCGCACTGGCCCTGCTCGCCACAGTCGAGTTCAACCTCCTCGCAGCTCCCCTCACAGACGCCGCAGTCCACAACCCCGCCGCAGAGGTCATCGACCCCGCCGCAGACACCCTCGGTGCATGCCTGAGCCTCGCTCAAGCAGCTATCCTCCGGGAGGCAGTAGGGACCGACGTACCCCTCTTCACAGACGCATTGGGCCAGGCCTTCCTCGTCATCTTCGCATTGGCCATGATCGCCGCACTCCAGCTCCACGTCATTGCAGCTCCCTTCGCAGGGCCCGCAATGGATCATCCCGCCGCAGCGATCATCGACCCCTCCACACACGTTTTCCGTGCAGGCCTCGGCCGCCGTGAGGCATTGCCCGTCCCGGGGCGGGCACTCCGGTGCCCCCACCGCATCCCCGCGTCCTCCCTGAACGACGTAACGATCATCGCAATGACCTTGCAGTCCCGTTTCGCTCTGACATCCCATCACCCCGGCCGCCAGGGCGACCACGGTCACCAGGTAGCCACTCCATCGTCCCAGTTTCTTACTCATCACATCCTCCATCTACACACGTACATTATGGGAAATTCTCAACCTTATGCTGCGCCGCCGATCCACCACGTCGTGAGCGGGTGGTGATGTCGCTGAACACGACCTCAACGACCGCTCACGGCGCACTCTTTATTCGGTCTGGATGACGTCCTCTTCGATCGTCACGCTGCGCTCGGCGGAGATAGGCTCTCCATCGACCGAGACGATGTGGAATTCCACACGTCGGTTTCGCGCCATGCCTTCGATCGTCTCGTTGCTGGCAATCGGGCGGCTTTGTCCCAGCCCCAACGACTCCAGACGCTCCGGCGAGACGCCAAAGCCGATCAGCGCCTCAACGACGGCCGCCGAGCGACGCTCCGAGAGGCGCAGGTTGTACGCCTCCGACGCGCGGGAGTCGGTATGCCCCTCCACGCGAACACGCGTAAGCTGGGGGTTGTCCTGAAGTACGCCGGCGATCTTCGCGACCAACCACCGCGATTCGGCCTTGATCGTCGCTTCGTTGGTGTCGAAGAAGATGTTCTCATTGACCTCGATCGTCCGCTCCCGCACGACCACAACCTCGGGCTCAGGCTCGGGCTCGGGCTCGACTACAGGCTCGGGCTCGACCACAGGCTCGGGCTCGACCACAGGCTCGGGCTCGGGCTCGGGCTCGGGCTCGGGCTCAGGCGCGGTGACGACCTCCTCCTTCTCCACAATCTCCACCGCCGTGGGGCGGCATCCCTCCGGATCATCCTCACACGAGGTCAGCACCGGCCCCTCCTCCAGCCCCGAGGCAGGCTGCGAAGGACGGAAGATCACGTTCGCAAAGACGCGGAAATTCGGAGATCCCACGCTCGGCGTCAGGCCCCCGCCACCGCCCACCTCGGTCGTAAAGTCAGGCGTCAGGTAATAACGCAGACCCACCAGAGCTTCGGCCGGGTTGTTGCGCGACAACTCCACCTGCTGCGTGGCCACATCCCCAAAAATCGAGGTGATAAACGCCAGGCGGTCCTCCCAGAGCGGTGCCTCACCACCGACGCCCCAGCGCACCGCGCTGGTACCCACGTAGTTATACACCTCCTGATCGGGGCGATAGCGGTACGCCAGGTTCGCGCCCACGCGCCAGCCGCCATGGCTCCAGTCCATGGCCACCCGCGGCTCCACGCGCACCTTGCCATCGGAGTTGAACGTCGCCTCATCGCCCATCGGCACCCACACCTGCCCCTGCAAGGCCAGACCCACCGGGCTGTTTTCGCCCTGGCGCAAGAGCGCGTATTTGGCCATCAAACGCAGATCCGCCAGCGAGGCACCCGAGAAGTTGGTCCCGGCGCTGATCCCCTCGCCCGACTGCACAAGGGCCACCGGCAGCGCCAATCCCACCTCGGCGCGATCCCAGAGGCCAAGCGCGGCCATAAGCTCCCCTTTAAGCCGGTAGTCCACCCCTTCAATAAATTCGCCGGCCTGCCGGTCGTAGACCCTCAACGCTCCGTCGGACATATGCAGCATCATCCCCACCGCAAACTGCTGATGCCCGAGCACTTCCGAAGAACTCAAGTTCAACGTCGTGCTCGTCGCCCCGGCCATCGGCTCAAAGGTCTCAACATCAAACCCTGCCTCCTGCGCCCAGGCTAGGCTCGTCCCGCAGACCACTATCATCCCAACACAACTGCCCACCGTCTTCTGCCACATAATGCACTCCCTACTACAGGCTCCAAAGCAAACGACGTCGGCGTCATTGACGCCGACGTCGTCCCCAAAGAGTCGTCGATCTACACGTTGTTTCACATGGATGCTGTAGTCAGGATAAGACAGTCAGATGCAATTCATCAACATAGTTTTCAAAAATTTACCTAAAACAGGGCATACGATATCACCACACGCCTCTCCAGCCATTGAATGGCCCCTCCCTTCAGCGGTACGTCATATGATAGGGAAAGCGAACATTTCCCTGCACATAGAACTGCCCGATATGCCAGATCGAGCCCTCATCCCCGTCCAGATCCAGGACCGGCCCGCCCAACGCCTGGGGGATATGCATCATCGACGACCAACCAAAGCTTAATCCGAAGTCACGCGCAACCTGAATTTCAATATCCAGGGTAATGTCGACGCCGGGGCGCACAAAGAAGGTCGGAGAAGGCAGCGTCTCGGAGTGCATAAAGAGGGCGGTTCCGATCAACGAGGCCCCCAGGCTCACCCGAAAGGGGCTGGGGCTGAGCGCCAGGCCAGCCCCCAGCAAGGACCAGGTCGCACCGTACATCCCGGTATTTTGGAGCTTCGGCGAGAAGTAGACCGTGCGAGGTAAAAGCGCGGCGATTCCGGGACGGTAGCGCACCTCCCCGGCCGCCAGGAGCCGACTTCGGTACTGCCGGGGCACCACCTTCGGATGCTCCCGCACCAGATCGGCGGTGATCACCGCCTCCAGATCGATGCGCACGCCCAGGTGAAGAGGCTGGTCTTCAAACACCGCCCCGCTGTAGCCGCTGGAGAGCGATGGCGCCCCCACCATCACCCCGGCCGGCCCTACCCCGACCTGCACCGGAATGCTGGCCCGGTTGGGGGCCTTCCAGCCCTTGTAGCCCGAGCGGGCCTGCTGGGCTGTGGCCGGAGCGCTCATCGCCCAAAAAAGCATACTGATCACCACCGATACCATCGGAACTGCAAGCGCTCGTCTCAACGCGTACCTCGTGTGTTCGCTCGCCAGGCCCTGGCGAGGGGGAATGATTCATGGGGATCGCTGACGTTTGAGCCTACGAGGGACGAGTCACCGCGGTAAAGGCACTTTCCCTCCTCGCCAGCCCGCGAGCCTCCCGAGGGCAGCGGGGCGACCGGGCACGCTTTCCCTGCGTCCCCCTCATGCGCTATGTCCTGCGCCACCAACGCGACCTCTGCTATCGCACCTGCCCCACCGTCGAGACCTCGTTTGCGTATGCCCACCGACACCTCTCGCGTCGCTTTTCTCTCGTTGATCCTGGCCGGCGTGCTCGCGTTGAGCGTGGAGGCCCTGGCGCTC
Above is a window of Lujinxingia sediminis DNA encoding:
- a CDS encoding anti-sigma factor family protein — protein: MKCQKLVDLLTDYLEGELADDERVHLEEHLAFCPPCVDFLKSYKRTGPVCKKVLQAKMPDSMQQALSQYLRSRLDCPDSPGE
- a CDS encoding rubredoxin-like domain-containing protein, which produces MTVTNYQPFMQALLWTCKNCAFVYEGGQPKQNCPMCESYKTSFIDLPQHLEAQVREAHPELPFNHADCRATRKKLMEEHGVLKSYRVSGRQLPTVSGGNISPAKSV
- a CDS encoding replication-associated recombination protein A, coding for MSSPNARRPLAERMRPSTLEHFVGQRHLLAEGKLLASALSRGRLPSLILWGPPGCGKTTLAKILSDEVGAQLAPLSAVSGGVKDIRQAVEQAGDLRRMLGQTTVLFVDEIHRFNKAQQDALLPHVEQGTVTLIGATTENPSFEVNAALLSRCRTLVLEALDEAALERILRQALTDRARGLGLPDEALSDDALGALLNVAEGDARSALNTLELAATFAAARGSTTIEHPDVEEAAQQRVIRYDKAGDAHYNTVSAFIKSMRGSDPDAAVYYMVRMLEGGEDPLFVLRRMVIFASEDIGNADPGALRVALDAAEAFRFMGMPEGVLPMTQAVIYLACAPKSNSALTTYAAARKALQHSGNLPLPKHLLNAPTKLMANLGHGRGYKYPHNFSGNYVAGESYLPEDLQGQRFYQPGDNEVIPRPPGLDPDAEARRKAAQPEGPSPNPYHKNAT
- the mtnP gene encoding S-methyl-5'-thioadenosine phosphorylase, with product MSTGNNDPRVPIAIIGGSGLYELDGLKVIEERTIETPFGMPSAPILIGELDGRRVAFLPRHGKHHEYNPSTVPYRANIWALKSLGVFWVVTVSAVGSLKEEIVPGHMVIPDNIIDKTYRRANTLFDELAVHVNLTAPFDPILRDVLIDCVKAEGVPCHTEGTYVCMEGPAFSTRAESELHRSWGASLIGMTAMPEARLAREAELCYATIALSTDYDCWKDDDEVDVTNVMAIIKQNVANVRRILQRVIPAIPLEREAESEAANALQFGIMTPAEAIPEEARKKLGLFLDKYLDQ
- a CDS encoding OmpA family protein, translating into MWQKTVGSCVGMIVVCGTSLAWAQEAGFDVETFEPMAGATSTTLNLSSSEVLGHQQFAVGMMLHMSDGALRVYDRQAGEFIEGVDYRLKGELMAALGLWDRAEVGLALPVALVQSGEGISAGTNFSGASLADLRLMAKYALLRQGENSPVGLALQGQVWVPMGDEATFNSDGKVRVEPRVAMDWSHGGWRVGANLAYRYRPDQEVYNYVGTSAVRWGVGGEAPLWEDRLAFITSIFGDVATQQVELSRNNPAEALVGLRYYLTPDFTTEVGGGGGLTPSVGSPNFRVFANVIFRPSQPASGLEEGPVLTSCEDDPEGCRPTAVEIVEKEEVVTAPEPEPEPEPEPEPVVEPEPVVEPEPVVEPEPEPEPEVVVVRERTIEVNENIFFDTNEATIKAESRWLVAKIAGVLQDNPQLTRVRVEGHTDSRASEAYNLRLSERRSAAVVEALIGFGVSPERLESLGLGQSRPIASNETIEGMARNRRVEFHIVSVDGEPISAERSVTIEEDVIQTE